A single window of Cololabis saira isolate AMF1-May2022 chromosome 24, fColSai1.1, whole genome shotgun sequence DNA harbors:
- the mtrf1 gene encoding peptide chain release factor 1, mitochondrial → MLLRLCCLCSRVISRSQGGRNGWRTFVGQTCVKNAVVIKVQQSTKQLTIVPKRLSHADLGDLYQKESVQRYLEQLVQEYRDVVTKLQHPHLSETERKVLVKKHTELLPLANVFERSQKAKKDLEEVISLLHSSTATKDEDEHLIQLLKEEEEQISSKILSLRKDLIKALVPTDPLDPSDVVLEVVSGRTTGGDICQQFTREMFDMYQGFAFYKNWDCAVLNYTPAEYGGLHHAAVRIAGENVYKHLKHEGGTHRVQRIPEVGLSSRMQRIHTGTMTVIILPQPVELNVHIDPKDLRIDTYRSRGAGGQSVNTTDSAVRIVHLPTGITAECQQTRSQLQNRDTAMRVLKARLYQSMMGKETEQRDTARKQQVGTRSQSERIRTYNFSQDRVTDHRTGYTTRDIKEFMRGGEALDDLICDVLGHVERESLLEAVESSSSSSMMRPDTG, encoded by the exons ATGCTCCTCCGATTGTGCTGCTTGTGCAGCCGCGTCATTTCACGCAGTCAAGGAGGAAGAAACGGTTGGAGGACATTCGTGGGACAAACATGCGTGAAAAATGCTGTGGTGATAAAGGTGCAACAGAGTACCAAACAATTGACAATTGTACCAAAACGCCTCTCTCACGCTGATTTGGGGGATTTGTACCAGAAGGAGTCTGTTCAGCGGTACCTGGAGCAGCTGGTGCAGGAATACAGAGACGTAGTTACGAAGTTACAGCATCCACACCTCAGCGAGACGGAGAGAAAAGTGCTGGTGAAGAAACACACAGAACTCCTGCCCCTGGCAAATGTGTTTGAAAGAAGTCAAAAAGCCAAGAAAGACCTGGAGGAAGTCATTTCTCTTCTGCATA GTTCAACTGCAACCAAAGATGAAGATGAACATCTGATCCAGCTGctgaaagaggaagaggaacaaaTCTCCAGCAAAATATTGTCCTTAAGAAAAGAT CTGATCAAAGCGCTTGTTCCCACCGACCCCCTGGATCCCAGTGATGTTGTCCTGGAGGTCGTATCAGGACGAACAACAGGAG GTGATATCTGTCAGCAGTTCACCAGAGAAATGTTTGATATGTACCAGGGTTTTGCCTTTTACAAGAACTGGGACTGTGCGGTTCTGAACTACACACCTGCGGAGTATG GTGGTTTGCACCATGCAGCAGTAAGGATAGCCGGGGAGAATGTGTACAAACATCTGAAGCATGAAGGAGGGACGCATCGGGTGCAGAGGATCCCTGAGGTGGGCCTGTCCTCCAGGATGCAGCGCATTCACACAGGAACCATGACTGTCATAATCCTGCCACAGCCAGTGGAG TTAAATGTCCACATAGACCCAAAGGATCTTCGAATCGACACATACAGATCTCGAGGTGCTGGAGGGCAAAGTGTCAACACAACAGACAGTGCAGTGCGAATAGTTCATCTTCCAACTG GAATAACTGCTGAGTGTCAGCAGACTCGCTCTCAACTGCAAAACAGAGACACTGCCATGCGTGTGCTGAAGGCCAGGCTCTATCAGAGCATGATGGGTAAGGAGACGGAGCAGAGGGACACAGCACGGAAGCAGCAG GTAGGCACACGCTCTCAGTCAGAGAGGATTCGTACCTACAACTTCAGCCAGGACCGTGTCACAGATCACCGGACCGGATATACCACCAGAGACATTAAG GAGTTCATGAGAGGAGGGGAGGCACTGGACGATCTGATCTGTGACGTACTGGGGCATGTGGAGCGGGAGTCTCTCCTGGAGGCCgtggagagcagcagcagcagcagcatgatgaGACCGGACACGGGATAG
- the LOC133424817 gene encoding coiled-coil domain-containing protein 122-like, whose amino-acid sequence MSDFPEHGDGLKEIPGFSLCKAMEDLSQAGLTQNEALKEKQKTLSSLQTTLSDVEKKGEAAKQEHRIIVREMLIVEGDLEHLEKQIEVLHDRCASISTENTEMQSLISEEEENARLALAGFDTYRKKMEGHRMAVLHAVSQTEAHKMLEEKKEMVRMLMQEKEQLRLDLENPDGNTAQMAKKETNALKREISEKRTMIADKTGKLKKELDVHSQLKKDIEIQNRRHEAIIKRLRCQLSRAQAGHRQMFDEICHLQSQLAELKGQSSQESVVSDN is encoded by the exons atgtcagACTTTCCAGAGCACGGAGACG GATTGAAGGAAATCCCTGGGTTTTCATTATGCAAGGCCATGGAGGATCTCAGTCAAGCAGGGTTGACCCAAAATGAGGCTCTTAAAGAGAAACAGAAAACACTCAGCTCCCTTCAG ACAACTCTTTCAGACGTTGAAAAGAAAGGTGAGGCTGCAAAGCAGGAGCATAGAATCATAGTAAGGGAAATGTTAATAGTAGAAGGCGACCTGGAGCATCTGGAGAAGCAAATTGAAGTCCTCCACGATCGCTGTGCGTCTATCAGCACGGAAAACACAGAAATGCAAAGTCTTATAAGTGAAGAGGAGGAGAATGCTCGCCTAGCGCTTGCAGGGTTTGACACTTACAGAAAGAAGATGGAGGGACACAGAATGGCTGTTTTGCATGCTGTGAGCCAGACAGAGGCTCATAAAATGCTTGAGGAGAAGAAGGAAATGGTGCGGATGCTGATGCAGGAGAAAGAGCAGCTGAGACTGGATTTGGAGAATCCAGATGGAAACACAGCACAGATGGCGAAG AAGGAGACTAATGCTCTGAAGAGAGAAATCTCTGAGAAGAGGACCATGATAGCTGACAAGACAGGCAAACTAAAGAAAGAGTTAGATGTTCATTCCCAGTTAAAGAAAGACATAGAG ATCCAGAACAGGCGCCATGAAGCAATCATCAAGCGTCTCCGCTGCCAGCTGAGCAGAGCTCAGGCCGGCCACAG GCAAATGTTTGATGAAATCTGCCACCTGCAGAGTCAACTAGCTGAGCTCAAAGGGCAGTCATCACAGGAGTCAGTGGTCAGTGATAATTAA